From the genome of Spinacia oleracea cultivar Varoflay chromosome 2, BTI_SOV_V1, whole genome shotgun sequence, one region includes:
- the LOC110805442 gene encoding putative protein FAR1-RELATED SEQUENCE 10 isoform X2, producing the protein MKPANNIWIQKEQCPCGDWKCFIKYEVEEQGEACQPTKDGISSSSSSDAVFAPYVGQIFKSDDEAFEFYSNFARRNGFSIRKARSTESHNLGVYRRDFVCYRSGFNQPRKKVNVEHPRDRKSVRCGCDAKLYLTKEIVNGVTQWYVSQFSNVHNHELLEDDQVRLLPAYRKIQEADQERIVLLSRAGFPVNRIINILELEKGVQPGQLPFIEKDIRNFLRTCKKTVQENDALLTEKRVTDMMELLEACKAMSERDVDFVFDFLTDANGKVENIAWSYGDSVRAFNLFGDAVQFDITYQSTTYGMLLGLLSGIDNHGKPIFFACVLVQEENPHAFVWAIQFMRGRHPQTIVTDLEPGLRDTIATALPNTKHVISIWYIMSKLSSWFSLPLGLKYPEFKSEFEMVCYVESMEDFEQLWSLLITRFGLGSDKHISLLSSCRASWAFSYIKDCFVARITTAEYMKSIDSFLKGVLDEQTCLQVFFEQVGLAVRLGCGAKEEMRFIHLKTCMPIEEHGQGILTPYAFGVYQHELVLSVQYAVIEMAKGSYVARHYKKVEGECLLIWISEDEQIHCSCKGFEHSGILCRHALRLLISKNYFHLPDKYFPFRWRWDSSFIPMDQESSRPVKEEHYHALHSLTDTLVTESLVSKERFNYAHKELTTLLDHVKNMAVDELTPEISTNNFSES; encoded by the exons ATGAAACCAGCAAACAATATTTGGATTCAAAAGGAGCAATGCCCATGTGGAGACTGGAAGTGTTTTATCAAATATGAAGTGGAAGAACAAGGTGAAGcttgtcaaccaacaaaagatGGGAtttcttcatcatcttcttctgaTGCTGTCTTTGCACCTTATGTGGGTCAGATTTTTAAAAGTGATGATGAAGCTTTTGAGTTCTACAGTAACTTTGCTCGTAGGAACGGATTTTCGATCCGGAAAGCACGATCTACCGAAAGCCATAATCTAGGGGTTTATAGAAGGGATTTTGTTTGTTATCGTTCCGGATTCAATCAACCAAGAAAAAAGGTTAATGTAGAGCACCCCAGAGACCGCAAATCAGTACGTTGTGGATGTGATGCAAAACTATACTTGACTAAGGAAATTGTGAATGGTGTTACTCAGTGGTACGTTTCCCAGTTCAGCAATGTACATAACCATGAATTACTAGAAGATGATCAAGTGCGTCTTCTCCCTGCATACCGGAAAATACAAGAAGCTGATCAAGAAAGGATTGTTTTACTCTCAAGAGCTGGTTTTCCTGTCAACAGGATAATCAATATCTTGGAACTGGAAAAGGGTGTTCAACCCGGACAATTGCCATTCATAGAGAAAGACATCAGAAACTTTCTTCGAACATGCAAGAAAACTGTTCAAGAAAATGATGCCCTTCTTACTGAGAAAAGGGTAACTGATATGATGGAGCTGCTCGAAGCTTGCAAGGCCATGTCGGAAAGGGACGTAGATTTTGTCTTTGATTTTTTAACAGATGCAAATGGCAAAGTCGAAAACATAGCATGGTCTTATGGCGATTCTGTTCGTGCCTTTAACCTCTTCGGTGATGCTGTTCAATTCGACATTACTTATCAGTCCACTACTTATGGGATGCTTCTGGGTTTACTTTCTGGTATAGATAATCATGGCAAGCCAATTTTCTTTGCCTGTGTTCTCGTCCAGGAAGAAAATCCCCATGCATTTGTGTGGGCCATACAG TTCATGCGAGGAAGACACCCACAGACAATAGTAACTGATCTAGAACCAGGGTTAAGAGACACCATAGCAACCGCATTGCCTAATACTAAACATGTCATATCTATATGGTACATTATGTCTAAGTTGAGCAGTTGGTTCTCTTTGCCTCTTGGACTGAAATATCCAGAGTTTAAATCTGAGTTTGAAATGGTGTGCTATGTGGAGAGTATGGAGGATTTTGAACAGCTCTGGAGTCTTTTGATCACCAGGTTTGGACTTGGGTCAGATAAACACATCTCTCTTCTATCTTCATGTCGAGCATCCTGGGCTTTCTCGTATATCAAAGATTGCTTTGTTGCTCGAATCACCACAGCTGAATACATGAAATCCATTGATAGTTTCCTGAAAGGTGTCCTGGATGAGCAAACATGCTTGCAAGTCTTCTTTGAGCAG GTTGGACTTGCAGTAAGGTTGGGATGTGGAGCCAAGGAGGAAATGCGTTTCATTCATCTCAAGACATGCATGCCTATAGAGGAACATGGACAAGGCATTCTTACACCTTATGCCTTTGGTGTGTACCAACATGAACTTGTGTTATCCGTGCAATATGCAGTCATAGAAATGGCCAAAGGATCTTATGTCGCGCGCCATTATAAGAAAGTTGAAGGAGAGTGTCTTCTGATATGGATTTCGGAAGATGAGCAAATCCACTGCTCGTGTAAGGGATTTGAACATTCAGGAATTCTGTGCAGGCATGCTCTTCGACTattaattagtaaaaattattttcatcttCCGGACAAGTATTTTCCATTTAGGTGGAGATGGGATAGTTCATTTATACCTATGGATCAGGAAAGTAGTCGACCAGTAAAAGAAGAGCACTATCATGCCTTACATTCTCTTACAGATACTCTTGTGACAGAGTCATTGGTCTCTAAGGAGCGGTTTAACTATGCCCATAAGGAACTCACAACACTCCTTGATCATGTTAAAAATATGGCTGTTGATGAGCTTACTCCAGAAATATCAACTAACAATTTTAGTGAGTCTTAG
- the LOC110805442 gene encoding putative protein FAR1-RELATED SEQUENCE 10 isoform X1, translating to MKPANNIWIQKEQCPCGDWKCFIKYEVEEQGEACQPTKDGISSSSSSDAVFAPYVGQIFKSDDEAFEFYSNFARRNGFSIRKARSTESHNLGVYRRDFVCYRSGFNQPRKKVNVEHPRDRKSVRCGCDAKLYLTKEIVNGVTQWYVSQFSNVHNHELLEDDQVRLLPAYRKIQEADQERIVLLSRAGFPVNRIINILELEKGVQPGQLPFIEKDIRNFLRTCKKTVQENDALLTEKRVTDMMELLEACKAMSERDVDFVFDFLTDANGKVENIAWSYGDSVRAFNLFGDAVQFDITYQSTTYGMLLGLLSGIDNHGKPIFFACVLVQEENPHAFVWAIQTVVQFMRGRHPQTIVTDLEPGLRDTIATALPNTKHVISIWYIMSKLSSWFSLPLGLKYPEFKSEFEMVCYVESMEDFEQLWSLLITRFGLGSDKHISLLSSCRASWAFSYIKDCFVARITTAEYMKSIDSFLKGVLDEQTCLQVFFEQVGLAVRLGCGAKEEMRFIHLKTCMPIEEHGQGILTPYAFGVYQHELVLSVQYAVIEMAKGSYVARHYKKVEGECLLIWISEDEQIHCSCKGFEHSGILCRHALRLLISKNYFHLPDKYFPFRWRWDSSFIPMDQESSRPVKEEHYHALHSLTDTLVTESLVSKERFNYAHKELTTLLDHVKNMAVDELTPEISTNNFSES from the exons ATGAAACCAGCAAACAATATTTGGATTCAAAAGGAGCAATGCCCATGTGGAGACTGGAAGTGTTTTATCAAATATGAAGTGGAAGAACAAGGTGAAGcttgtcaaccaacaaaagatGGGAtttcttcatcatcttcttctgaTGCTGTCTTTGCACCTTATGTGGGTCAGATTTTTAAAAGTGATGATGAAGCTTTTGAGTTCTACAGTAACTTTGCTCGTAGGAACGGATTTTCGATCCGGAAAGCACGATCTACCGAAAGCCATAATCTAGGGGTTTATAGAAGGGATTTTGTTTGTTATCGTTCCGGATTCAATCAACCAAGAAAAAAGGTTAATGTAGAGCACCCCAGAGACCGCAAATCAGTACGTTGTGGATGTGATGCAAAACTATACTTGACTAAGGAAATTGTGAATGGTGTTACTCAGTGGTACGTTTCCCAGTTCAGCAATGTACATAACCATGAATTACTAGAAGATGATCAAGTGCGTCTTCTCCCTGCATACCGGAAAATACAAGAAGCTGATCAAGAAAGGATTGTTTTACTCTCAAGAGCTGGTTTTCCTGTCAACAGGATAATCAATATCTTGGAACTGGAAAAGGGTGTTCAACCCGGACAATTGCCATTCATAGAGAAAGACATCAGAAACTTTCTTCGAACATGCAAGAAAACTGTTCAAGAAAATGATGCCCTTCTTACTGAGAAAAGGGTAACTGATATGATGGAGCTGCTCGAAGCTTGCAAGGCCATGTCGGAAAGGGACGTAGATTTTGTCTTTGATTTTTTAACAGATGCAAATGGCAAAGTCGAAAACATAGCATGGTCTTATGGCGATTCTGTTCGTGCCTTTAACCTCTTCGGTGATGCTGTTCAATTCGACATTACTTATCAGTCCACTACTTATGGGATGCTTCTGGGTTTACTTTCTGGTATAGATAATCATGGCAAGCCAATTTTCTTTGCCTGTGTTCTCGTCCAGGAAGAAAATCCCCATGCATTTGTGTGGGCCATACAG ACGGTTGTGCAGTTCATGCGAGGAAGACACCCACAGACAATAGTAACTGATCTAGAACCAGGGTTAAGAGACACCATAGCAACCGCATTGCCTAATACTAAACATGTCATATCTATATGGTACATTATGTCTAAGTTGAGCAGTTGGTTCTCTTTGCCTCTTGGACTGAAATATCCAGAGTTTAAATCTGAGTTTGAAATGGTGTGCTATGTGGAGAGTATGGAGGATTTTGAACAGCTCTGGAGTCTTTTGATCACCAGGTTTGGACTTGGGTCAGATAAACACATCTCTCTTCTATCTTCATGTCGAGCATCCTGGGCTTTCTCGTATATCAAAGATTGCTTTGTTGCTCGAATCACCACAGCTGAATACATGAAATCCATTGATAGTTTCCTGAAAGGTGTCCTGGATGAGCAAACATGCTTGCAAGTCTTCTTTGAGCAG GTTGGACTTGCAGTAAGGTTGGGATGTGGAGCCAAGGAGGAAATGCGTTTCATTCATCTCAAGACATGCATGCCTATAGAGGAACATGGACAAGGCATTCTTACACCTTATGCCTTTGGTGTGTACCAACATGAACTTGTGTTATCCGTGCAATATGCAGTCATAGAAATGGCCAAAGGATCTTATGTCGCGCGCCATTATAAGAAAGTTGAAGGAGAGTGTCTTCTGATATGGATTTCGGAAGATGAGCAAATCCACTGCTCGTGTAAGGGATTTGAACATTCAGGAATTCTGTGCAGGCATGCTCTTCGACTattaattagtaaaaattattttcatcttCCGGACAAGTATTTTCCATTTAGGTGGAGATGGGATAGTTCATTTATACCTATGGATCAGGAAAGTAGTCGACCAGTAAAAGAAGAGCACTATCATGCCTTACATTCTCTTACAGATACTCTTGTGACAGAGTCATTGGTCTCTAAGGAGCGGTTTAACTATGCCCATAAGGAACTCACAACACTCCTTGATCATGTTAAAAATATGGCTGTTGATGAGCTTACTCCAGAAATATCAACTAACAATTTTAGTGAGTCTTAG